The genomic DNA CGTGTAAAGCCCCTCCCGCCGGTGGTCCCGTCCTTGGGGCCAGCCCTCGCAGGGAGGGACTCCCAGGCCGGCGGCGCTGCGCACTGCCCTGCCCggccccagccccccccccccccaccccggccgCCCCGCGCTCTCGGctcgccccccgccccggcctcGCCATGCTGCTGTCCGGGGCGCCCTCCCGCTCGGGACCGGCCCGGGATGGGCAGCGCTAGAAGCGCGGGGAGCAGAGCAGCCGCCCGCAGCGCCCCAGGGAAGGGAGGGACAGCCACGTCCGGCCCCCGGACTCGGCCGGAGCCGCCCCAAGCCCGGGAGAAGGGAGCCCAGACGGCGGCGCAGACACCATGGCCCGCGGCTGCTGGCTGCTCGGGGTCCTCCTGGGCTGCGGGCTCTTCCTCGCGAGCCGCGGGCAgcagcagccgccgccgccgccggccccgCGGCAGCCCGACGCCGGGCCCTGGAGGCAGATGATCCAGTGGGAGAACAACGGGCGGCTGTACAGCCTCCTGAACTCGGGCGCCGAGTACCTGCCCCCCGGCTCCGCGCTCGCCGACGGCAGCGCCCGGGTGCTGCTGGCCGGGGCCCAGCGCCGGGGCCCGGGCCGGCCCACCCGCCGCCAGGCGCCCGCGCTGCCCGCCAGGGCCGGCTCGGACACCGTCCGGGGGCAGGCCCGCCACCCCTTCGGCTTCGGCCAGGTGCCGGAGAACTGGAGGGAAGTGGCCGTCGGGGACAGCTCCGGGCTGGCCAGGGCCCGCACGGCCGTCTCCCGGCAACGCCAGGCCAGCTCCGCCTCCTCGGCCGTCTCCACCGCCTCGGGCTCGGCCTCGGCCTCGGCCTTCGCCCAGACCACCTACCGGCAGCCATCTTACCCGGCGCAGTACCCCTACCCCCAGCCCCCCTTCGTGGGTCCGTACGAGACGTACGAGCAGGCCCCCAGGGCCTACGATGAGAGCTACGTCTATTACCGGAGCACCGGCGGCGGCGCCGCGGCCGTGGCCTCGGCCGGGGTCCTCTACCCCTTCCAGCCCCGGCTGAGGTACGAGGAGTACGGGGAGGAGCAGGGCTCCTACCCGCCGCAGGGCTTCTACCCGGCCCAGGAGGTGCCCCTGGTGCCGGCGCCCCAGCCGCAGCCGCAGCCGCAGCCGCAGCCTTCCGACGGGCTGGACAGGCGCTACTCCCACAGTCTCTACCACGAGGGCACCTCGAACTTTGAGCAGGCGTACCAGGACACGTACAACTCGGTCCCGGGCCAGGCCGGCCCCGAGACCCCGCCGGTGACCGGGGGCTCCTCCCCAGGCTTGGGCCCGGGCTACGTGACCGATCCCCGCCTGGGCTGGCAGTCCCCCTATGCCAATGTGCCCCCGGAAACTTACCTACCACCCCGAGTCGTGGAGCCTCAGCCGCCATTCCGGGTCCTGGAACCCTATGGCAGTGCCCCGAGGCCAGAACCCTACCTGCCCATCAGGAGCTCCGAAGCTCCCCCGTTAAATGGAGACAGACAGGGAGCCCAGCAAGGCCGGGTCAGCGTGGGCAGTGTGTATAGGCCCAACCAGAATGGACGAGGTGAGTACCGGCGACCGCCCCAGGGATCCAGGCTCAGAAAGAAATGGACCCGGTGAGCCATTTAAGGAGCGTGTGTGCGCCCCAGAGCCAAGAGCACCAGACCCGAAGGCAGGAAAACCGCCTCCAGATAAGGACCCTCATTGCTGAGTAGGCAGAGATACTTGAGCCGAGGCCATGCgcttttagtttcctcatctgtgaaatggggagaTCGCTCTCCGTACCAACTTCATAGGCATCAAAtgccccatctctctctctagtGCCACCTAAATCTAGGTTCTTATTTGCCAGTCCTACTCAGATCCTCATTTATGCAGTACCTGTTGTATGCCAGGCACTGGTGGGAGCTGGGGAAACAGGCAAACCTGAAACAGTTTCTACTCTCGAGAACCTTCCATTCCTTCCACTTGGGGAGACAATAGGCAAACAGacagaaaattatatatgtatatacagtttACATATAGAAACAAGAATTCTACTATCCCTCCCACAATGATCATTTATAGGCACACTAAGATATTTGTAGAGAGTGTGTTTCTCTAGTACACACATGGAGATACCATCTTCAATATAACATACACTTGCTTCTTGTCCTCCCTTATccaggaagaccaaaatgacagacatcactgtgtttgagataaattacagccTGTCGGGCCTGGGGCCGATCAGACCAGTGAGAGCTCAGAGTGCTCTACCACCGATGGGGCACAAATAGCCATCTATTTCACATATAGAACATATGCAGTGCTTGTGTATATAGTATAGACCCATATAGATACTAtcatatatttactatatagTATATACACCAGAGACACCTATAGTACATACACTCATGAACATATCCACATCTAAATTTTGAGGGGCAAAGGCAGAAGCTGGGGGGGATTGGGAAAAGTCTCATATAATGAGTAGTTCTCACTCTAGTCTATTTGATTCTCCTTCCAGTACCCTTATGAACTCCTCCCTCCTTGGcctatctctctctttcccccaatcccttcctcctcctcgTTTTTAATCCATGGTGTCCTCGTGTCCACATTTCACTACCTGACCAAATTCAAGCCcatagaagggaaaggggaaagggagtggCAAAAGCAATGTCCCTGAAGCTTGCTGCTTGTGGAACATGGGACTTGCCATTTAATATCCTtgatctttatctgcaaaatgagggccTTAGACTAGCTgggctctgaggtcccttctacctCGGCAGCATGGCAGGCACTAgcacaggaccgcccagcatggcgtgctctcatcagagagggtgctgtgctctatgaacaagaCAGAATGGAAagagctcaaaggaaacgtgacatgtGTATGTTGAGAggacccaccccaggtgttcacatggactatttgtgcccgacctgtggtGGAACATTCTGAgcgctcatattgatctgattagCCACGGTGGAACACACTgttaacttgtctctaacatagcgttattgttttgatcttcttccataaggaaggacaagaaccatctCTAAAGCTTTGAACCTATTCTAAAGGCTCTCCCCTACTGTCCCGTCTCCACCCGCCCCCCAGAATAAAGTTTGGTAAAAGAGGAAAGGTGCAAGGCCATCTTGGCTTCCACGCAGACATAGGGAGTTGGGAGAAGCTTTTTAAAACATGCTTATTGCCttaattcagtaagcatttattaggctccTATTAtatttctctgtacctcagtttcttcacctgtcaaAAGGGGGTAATTCAGTCCCTTCTAACGCTAATGATTCTTTGTACCAGATGCTTTAGCAGTGACTGGGGGTATTCAATACAGAACAAGATATCACTTGGCTTTTGAGGAACTGACATTGTTAAATATTGGGAGctcaagaaaatacaaaataatagatGAAATTGTTTTGCGACTGGCAAACATCAACAAAAGGCACATCAGAAAGGGGCTTATGGAGGCTCCTGAGCAGAGCCTTGAAGGAATATAGATTCCAAGAGGGGAGAAGGTTTTGTTTGTGTCTTTGGGAGACTGGGAACAAGATGTGCAGCTAGTCCGTTACATAAGTCCCCAAGTCTGATCGGTCTCCCTTCCATTGCCAATCTCTCCCATTCCTCCTTTTGAGAACTGTACCTTAGGCCATTGTTCCTAGGGGTGTGGGAGCTGCCCATCCCTATTCAGCCCCTCTGGCAGCCCCACGTCTTTCAAGGTAATTGGTCAGTGCCTTTAACCAATGTACACAAACCTCTTCTCTACCCACTTATCCAATCCAATTGAATACGGTTGCCATGGAAACAGCTAGGCTGATGGGTTTCCTAGGTAACAGCAGACCTTGATAAGCCTCAAGGTCTCCCTTGGAGGGCAGATCTCTAAGGGATTTGTCCCATAAATCCCTGTTTCTATGTAATTTTAACTAACCAAACCATTCACCCTAGTTCCTGCTGCATTCTAATGGAGTTCTCAGCCATTGTTCCCCTGTTTATGAAGCTCAAGCTACTTCAGGGCTCACTGTGTAGGCTAGAGGTGCTGTCATTATCATTGGTCACCTGCTCTCTACTGAAAGTTGCGCCTCACTCTGCCCAGCAAAAGGCAACTTGCACCCCTTGAAAATTGCCTATAAACTATAGATTATATGCCATTTCATATGCATGAAAAGAGCTTAACAGAGGAGTCATGTGGTGCCTCCTTCAGTAAACTGAAGAATTACTTTGTAAAGTCCATAATTCTCCTTCCCTGCCCCACTGGTTCTTACATTTGGTCAATTAGTAATCTCCTGTATATggttttcttccagttttaatcgaaatttttgtttttcatcagcTGTATTTTCCATGATAGCCCTCCCTCCTTCCAGAGAGCCATTCTTTATTTCAAAGTCTCCTTTTCACTTTCCAGAGCCATCCTTTAtcatatagaataaaaaaaataaggggaaaatttcagcaaaactaaccaaacACCTAAAAAAACCTGACATTATATGCCATGTGCCATGCCCCACAGTATGCAtagaaaagaaatcaagagaGTGATGCTTCCTCATATATCTTCTTTGGGACCAAGCTTGAACatgataatttccttttttctttttcctccacttttcatttatttatttccaattacatgaaaagattgttttcaacattcatttatgtaAAATTCTCTTGGGGGGAggtggcagttaggtggcacagtggataggcagtggagttaggaggactgagttcacagttgacctcagatacttgatacttactagctgtgtgaccttgggcaagtcactttaaccccattgccttgaaaaaaagaaaaaagtgtaaaattctcttctcacccttccttccccactCCTTAAGatagcaagaaatctgatataggttatacatgtgcagtgaTGTTACCCAGTATTTCCAGATTGGTCAAGAATcagcaaaaggggaaaaccacaagaaagaaagaaaaaatttaaaaattctttctctggctgtggAGAGGAATTTCCACCATGagacatttagaattttctttgctaactgcattgctgagaagaaccaGGTCTATTATAAATCGATCATCATACATTGCTGCTGTTTCTATGTACAACGTTCTCCTGGTTCTTGAGCATGATCATTCACGTTCAatccctttgaaaaaaaaaaatttgtgttcTTGCAAATGCCCAtcatgttttcctggttctgctgacttcatttaGCATTAGTTCATAGGACACTTCCATGCTtttccatattcatcatttcttactatgAAGTAatgtttcattatattcatgtacaaCTGCCTGTTTTATCATGTTCCAGTTGAGGGGGggatctactttgtttccagatactttttgtttgtttggtttttgctaTTACAAGaggtgctgctataaatattttggtggaCACAGGGCCATTCTTTTTTGTTAGTGACTTCCTCGGTATAGATGCCTTATAGTgagatctctgggtcaaagggaatggcAATTCtaaccacatttttttttacacaatTCCAAACTAATTTctagaatggatggatgaatttaGAATCCTATACCAATAAGTATTAGTATGTCTCTatgggtttttaaaaaagcaagtctTACCTATTTATTAAGTTTTTCTACAGTAAGTCAACCTACAAACAAATAGAAGTAATAAAAGTAGCTGGAAAAACTTTAGAGTTGCAAAATGTTTAAcattttgtctcatttgatctttcaacaaccctgtgaggcagttattatttcccccattttacagagaaggaaataggagCTAGGgaagattaattgacttgtccagggtcacacagctacttagtatctgagacaggatttaaactcatctcctcctgactgcagaaccaggtctctatccactttgccacctagctgcctaaccAAATTGCAATTCTGCTGCTTAAAAGCTATGAGTCCATAAGTTTATCTTATCTTtagttccttcatttgtaaaatggagaagttCATCAACTCTATTTTGTAAAGTTCTTGAATCAAGCCAGAGGACCCATGTAAAAGTACTAAACAAATGCAAGCTAAAAGATGCAAAATCTAAGCAGACCAAGGTTGCATTGGATGATCCTTAGGGTGTGAGGAGCTAAAGAACAGTTCCCAATTTTGTAGACTTCTCAACtgtctttctccccttccctcctccctacaTAGCTTCCCTTCTCTCTGCAGTCAGGGATACTGCCTGGGTCATAGAAAGTAGGACCTCATAGAATCCGACATTTTATTTAGTGGAGCCGAAGAGGGAGATATGAGAGGGAACAGCCAATACTATGCTTTCTCTGCTACCTGCTCCTTCCTcactcccaccccactcccagaGATGGATGATGGAAATTTCCAGCCCTGGTAAGGGCATACCAGGTCTTGAGTTTATACTGAAGAGCAGACACCACCTCCCTTTCCTCCtaacatacacagacacacacagacacacacacacacacacacacaaacacacatacagtCTGAGTTTTATGCAGCAATTCTGGACAGAAATGTGTTTTTTCAGAATCTCATTTCTTTCTAGCCAGAATAAAGCGGCTAAGCTGAGCAGTACAAACACATGTgtggatatgtatatgtatgtattaccAGTTCCCCCAATTAAAATTTATGAACATTACTCCCTACTCTACCCAACACGGACTCATTCACACCTGTTTCAGTTTCATAGGATGCGCCActgccttttctcctttcttttcatttctctgtctcactctcatcttcattccatttctctttgtctttatgTGACTGTGACTCACTCCTCACTCTCTCTAAATTCCTACTGATGTATTTCCTTTACTTCTGGACTACTTGTCATCTAGGAAGTAGATCCAGTGTAGATAGAGAAGAAAGGCTTCATCATTATAACTcatggagcaaaaaaaaaaaaagtattttaacagAAACCAATTAAAGACTTTTCGCCTGCATAATCTTTGGCCCAAAGATGCCATTATCATTCTTctcaaaaaagatgaagaaactgagacttagagaaagaAAGTAATTAGACTATTGACACATataaggaaggggggaaggaggaagaaggggctaataagtatttattaaggacctccTAAGTTCCAAGAGAGCTTTAgcaatatatcattttattcttatagcaacccttttttaaaaaaaatcctcatcttacagatgaagaaactgaggcaggcaaaggttaagtggcttgcccagggtcacacagctactcagTGTCTGcatttgaatttcatttgaatggcatcttgactccaggaccagatcTCTCTCCACTAAGCTATCCAGTTTATACCCCAAACTCCTAGAATCCCCTTTGTTATCCAAGCAGTACATCACAAGTAGTCTTACTAAGATGCAGCTCTATTCTTGTAGGAACATAATGATCTTGGGTCTCCATCCCTTTAGAGTGAGGGAGAGGTGTGTGATTCAGGCAGGTGGATGATAGGACTCTTATGGGAATAAGCAGACAGTACCGAGGCTCAACAACCCAATCTCCTAAAGGCTGGGGACCAGAAGCAGGATAGAGGCAGAATCAGTCAAGAGTTCTGGAAGCAGAGGGATatgattttctcttctccaagatGGCGCCACACCTTTTAGAAGGCAACAGTAGATTAGATAAGTAACATTAAAGCAAGGTTTGTTGTTCAGGATACTTTTATATACTCTAGATCCTTTggacattttatatattatgtgaattaatttttccttcataaatAAATCTTAATAAAGCCCCTTTAGTTCTCTAGAACTTGTCAGTAGATAAAAGGCAACCAATTTGGGGGTTAGGGATTTATGACTCGAATACAGAGCCAATATTGGCTTTGTGGCTGTTCAAGGTTCAAGGAATCAATGACAGTGGACATGATGTAATTAACAAGGTACCATGATTTCAGGATAGGAGTTTCTCTTTTGGATTTTGTCAGAAGAAAATATACTCTTGCATACACCCATTTGCCCTTCCCCCAAATGAAGAGTTATAGCAGAGTTTTAGCACAGGTCTTCACAGGCTCCTTGCTGCCTACTGAATAAAGTCTAAATTTCTTCCCTAACTATCTCACCTCTTTGTTGCCATACCATTTATTGGATCCTAATCTCAAACTGTGATATGTGTTAGAGATCTTGCTCTTTGGGGAAGGACTGtgtctttgctttctctttttccttccatatcCTCTTAGATATAGTACTCAGGAAAAATCTGAATATGTGAATGTATg from Macrotis lagotis isolate mMagLag1 chromosome 4, bilby.v1.9.chrom.fasta, whole genome shotgun sequence includes the following:
- the LOXL1 gene encoding lysyl oxidase homolog 1, whose product is MARGCWLLGVLLGCGLFLASRGQQQPPPPPAPRQPDAGPWRQMIQWENNGRLYSLLNSGAEYLPPGSALADGSARVLLAGAQRRGPGRPTRRQAPALPARAGSDTVRGQARHPFGFGQVPENWREVAVGDSSGLARARTAVSRQRQASSASSAVSTASGSASASAFAQTTYRQPSYPAQYPYPQPPFVGPYETYEQAPRAYDESYVYYRSTGGGAAAVASAGVLYPFQPRLRYEEYGEEQGSYPPQGFYPAQEVPLVPAPQPQPQPQPQPSDGLDRRYSHSLYHEGTSNFEQAYQDTYNSVPGQAGPETPPVTGGSSPGLGPGYVTDPRLGWQSPYANVPPETYLPPRVVEPQPPFRVLEPYGSAPRPEPYLPIRSSEAPPLNGDRQGAQQGRVSVGSVYRPNQNGRGLPDLVPDPNYVQASTYVQRAHLYSLRCAAEEKCLASTAYSPEATDYDVRVLLRFPQRVKNQGTADFLPNRPRHTWEWHSCHQHYHSMDEFSHYDLLDATTGRKVAEGHKASFCLEDTTCDFGNLKRYACTSHTQGLSPGCYDTYNADIDCQWIDITDVQPGNYILKVQVNPKYIVLESDFTNNVVRCNIHYTGRYVATTNCKIAQS